One Terriglobia bacterium genomic window, AGATCAGAGAACTGACCAGATAGCCCCGCATCTCGTCCGCCGCCTGTTCGAATTCCACAAGCCGGGCCAGAATCGGATCCAATACGCCGCCGGCTTCTCCGGCGCGGATCATGTTCACGTAGAGGCGCGAGAACTGTTTGGGATGCGCGGCAAGCGCTTCGGCGAGTGACTTTCCGCCCTTGATCTGTTTGAGGACGCTTTCAACCACAGTCCTGAGGGCTGGTTTCTGCGCCGTGTCCGCCGTGATGCTCAGTACGCGATCGAGCGGCAGCCCGGCGTGAATGAGCGTCGCGAGCTGTTCGGTGAAAAACAGAATATCGCGGCGGGAAATCCCGCGGAGCTGGATTTTCGGCAGCCCGGAGGAGCGGCTTTGAAATGGTGGATCGACGGTAACGGGAATCAGGCCCATGGCCTCCAGTTGCGAAACAGCCGATCGCTTATCCGCCGCTTCGAGCCTGCCTTCGGAGAATTTGCCCTGAGCCGAAACCGCTTTATAGAGAAACGTCATATTCCATCAGCTCAATCTGCGTCATCTGCGGCTCAGACTTCCTGCGTAACACGCAGCACTTCATCGGCAGTCGTGATTCCCGCCAGAACCTTATTCCAGCCGTCTTCCTTCAGAGTGCGCATACCGGACTTGATGGCCTGCGCCTTCAAAACCGTCGAATCCGTTTTGGTGACGATCATCCGTCTCAGCTCTTCATCGATATCCAGCAATTCGTAGATGCCGAGGCGGCCCTGGTATCCGGAGTGACCGCACCTGGCGCAACCGCGGCCGCGCTTGAGTTCGATCGTTTTGCCGAGCCCGGCGGTTGGGAAACCCGCGTCCTCGAGAGTCGCGGCGGGCGTAAGCACGGCCTCGCTGCACTCCCTGCAGTTCACCCGCACCAGGCGCTGCGCGAGAATCCCGATCAACGACGACGCCAGAAGGTAATCTTCCACGCCCATATCCACAAGGCGTGTGATCGCGCTCGGAGCATCATTCGTGTGCAGCGTGCTGAAGACCAGATGGCCCGTCAATGCGGACCGGATCGCGATTTCCGCGGTTTCCAGGTCGCGGATTTCTCCGATCATGATCACGTCCGGGTCCTGCCGCACGATGTGGCGCAAGCCGGTGCCGAATGTCAGACCGATTTGCGGATTCGCCTGAATCTGATTGATCCCGTCCATCTGGTATTCGACGGGATCCTCGATCGTAATAATCTTGCGATCGGGGATATTGATGCGCTTCAAAGCGCTGTAGAGCGTCGTTGTTTTGCCGCTGCCGGTGGGGCCCGTCACCAGGAAGATGCCGTGCGGCTTGGACGTCATCTCGCAGATCTTGTCGTATGAGTTTTCGGGAAATCCAAGCCGGCGCAGATCGATCAACGAGGAATTGGATTGATCGAGAATACGCATGACGACGCTTTCGCCATACATTGTCGGCAGGGTCGACACGCGCAAATCGATTTCCCTGCCGAGGACCTTGAGTTTGATGCGGCCGTCCTGGGGAAGCCGCCGTTCGGCGATGTTCAGCTTCGCCATCAGCTTGATACGGGAGATGATCGCAGCCCGAAGCTGATTTGGCGGCGGATCGATATTGTGAAGGACACCGTCGACGCGATAGCGCAGCCGGAGATCTCGCTCGAATGGTTCGATATGAATATCACTCGCACGCGACTCGACGGCACGGGAAATGATGAGATTCACCATCCGGATGACGGGCACTTCTGAGGCGAGGTCTCGAAGGTGTTCGATGTTATCTTCGTCGGCCGCCGAAGCGCCCTCGCCGATCGTCTCAATCAGCTTTTCTCCACCGGCATCGTCTCCGCCGTAGAGCTTTTCGAGCTGCTGAGTGATTTCCGATTCGGATCCAAGATTGAGATTCAATCGGAATCCGGTCCGGAGTTTCACGGCCGACTGGGTTTCCAGATCCAGCGGATCGGCCATCACGATCGACAGCTGGTCGGACTCGATGTGAACCGGAATGGTGTGAAAAGCGCGCAGAAAGCGATAAGGCAGGCGGGTCGCTTCGAGGGGAACGGCAGGGTAGTCACCCTGAAACAACGGAACCTGGAGCTGCTCGCTTAGAACACTGAGTACGTCACGCTCGGCGACGTACCCCAAGTCGATCAGAATCCGCCCGAGCTTGTCTTTCCGCTCCTGCTGCAACGCCAGTGCATTCTTCAAATCTTCTTCGGAAATGAGGCCGCGGTCGCGCAGCATCTCGCCG contains:
- the gspE gene encoding type II secretion system ATPase GspE; its protein translation is MEAAATEKKLLGEMLRDRGLISEEDLKNALALQQERKDKLGRILIDLGYVAERDVLSVLSEQLQVPLFQGDYPAVPLEATRLPYRFLRAFHTIPVHIESDQLSIVMADPLDLETQSAVKLRTGFRLNLNLGSESEITQQLEKLYGGDDAGGEKLIETIGEGASAADEDNIEHLRDLASEVPVIRMVNLIISRAVESRASDIHIEPFERDLRLRYRVDGVLHNIDPPPNQLRAAIISRIKLMAKLNIAERRLPQDGRIKLKVLGREIDLRVSTLPTMYGESVVMRILDQSNSSLIDLRRLGFPENSYDKICEMTSKPHGIFLVTGPTGSGKTTTLYSALKRINIPDRKIITIEDPVEYQMDGINQIQANPQIGLTFGTGLRHIVRQDPDVIMIGEIRDLETAEIAIRSALTGHLVFSTLHTNDAPSAITRLVDMGVEDYLLASSLIGILAQRLVRVNCRECSEAVLTPAATLEDAGFPTAGLGKTIELKRGRGCARCGHSGYQGRLGIYELLDIDEELRRMIVTKTDSTVLKAQAIKSGMRTLKEDGWNKVLAGITTADEVLRVTQEV